From the genome of Blautia pseudococcoides, one region includes:
- a CDS encoding TetR/AcrR family transcriptional regulator: protein MKEKLSEKELALFRAVIELIEEDVDIHSIKVSDITSRAGIGKGTAYEYFSSKEEMVAKAIIWSGEKLFQKIMDVLRKTGSLKEQIMAVLDFIETEMSSSRCSTQLMRLQGQECQMKEHLYREYAKFGGPQSQVESVLRILTEQGKREGIIPVDMPETFVTMVLMAGLMSYFVYLLQGMETEDTPRNQTKEFLQRNILLSFGSSREQK from the coding sequence ATGAAGGAGAAGCTCAGTGAGAAGGAACTGGCTCTTTTCCGGGCTGTCATTGAACTGATAGAGGAAGATGTGGACATTCACTCCATTAAGGTATCTGATATTACCAGCCGGGCCGGAATCGGTAAGGGTACCGCTTATGAGTACTTTTCCAGTAAGGAGGAGATGGTGGCGAAAGCCATCATCTGGTCCGGAGAGAAATTGTTTCAGAAAATTATGGATGTTCTCAGAAAAACCGGGAGCCTGAAAGAGCAGATCATGGCAGTGCTTGATTTCATTGAGACAGAGATGAGCAGCAGCAGATGCAGCACACAGCTTATGCGCCTGCAGGGACAGGAATGTCAGATGAAAGAACACTTATACAGGGAATATGCAAAATTCGGCGGCCCTCAGAGTCAGGTGGAGAGTGTGCTCCGCATTCTGACGGAACAGGGGAAACGCGAGGGAATCATTCCTGTGGATATGCCGGAAACATTTGTGACTATGGTATTGATGGCAGGATTAATGAGCTACTTTGTATATCTGCTTCAGGGTATGGAGACAGAGGATACTCCAAGAAATCAGACAAAAGAATTTCTACAGAGAAATATACTTCTGTCTTTTGGCAGCAGCCGGGAACAGAAGTAA